In Leptodesmis sichuanensis A121, the following are encoded in one genomic region:
- the gshB gene encoding glutathione synthase, which yields MKFAFIIDPIDRLDPGHDTSVALMEAAQVLGHEIWITQANQLGVMEGRAFAFLQPVQLVPVELQDGRWVAANPWFKVGDRVQRFLDEMDAVFMRTDPPVTVPYLYATYILDYINPEKTLVVNSPKGIRTANEKMYALQFAEAMPETIVTLDKQVIREFAERQGAAVLKPLGGKAGEGVLFLDPGDRNFNSMVEISTHQGVMPVMVQTYLPDAKLGDKRIILLHGEPIGAVNRIPTGQEFRGNMAVGGAVAPTEITDREREICAQLAPFLRRDGLIFVGIDVIGGYLTEVNVTSPTGIREIDRLSGVNLGRQVIEWIVENARN from the coding sequence GTGAAATTTGCATTCATCATTGACCCCATCGATCGTCTGGATCCAGGACACGATACCAGTGTGGCGCTCATGGAAGCGGCGCAGGTGCTAGGGCATGAAATCTGGATTACTCAGGCCAATCAACTTGGAGTGATGGAAGGCAGAGCCTTTGCCTTCTTACAACCTGTGCAATTGGTTCCTGTGGAATTACAGGATGGACGGTGGGTGGCGGCCAATCCCTGGTTTAAGGTGGGCGATCGCGTGCAGCGGTTTTTAGATGAAATGGATGCCGTATTTATGCGAACTGATCCCCCGGTAACGGTTCCTTATCTGTACGCCACTTACATCCTGGACTATATCAACCCGGAAAAAACGCTGGTGGTCAATTCACCTAAGGGTATCCGGACGGCCAATGAGAAGATGTATGCATTGCAATTCGCTGAGGCCATGCCAGAAACGATCGTCACTCTGGATAAACAGGTGATTCGAGAATTCGCCGAACGGCAGGGGGCAGCCGTGCTGAAGCCTCTGGGGGGTAAGGCTGGGGAAGGAGTTTTGTTCCTGGATCCAGGCGATCGCAACTTCAACTCAATGGTGGAAATTAGTACGCATCAGGGGGTGATGCCCGTCATGGTACAGACCTACCTGCCCGATGCCAAGTTGGGAGATAAACGGATTATTTTGTTGCATGGGGAACCCATTGGAGCCGTTAACCGGATCCCGACCGGACAAGAATTTCGAGGCAATATGGCCGTCGGGGGTGCGGTGGCTCCAACTGAAATCACCGATCGAGAACGGGAAATTTGTGCTCAACTGGCCCCTTTTCTGCGTCGGGATGGTCTGATCTTTGTGGGAATTGATGTGATTGGCGGCTATTTAACGGAAGTGAATGTCACCAGTCCCACGGGGATTCGGGAAATCGATCGCTTGAGTGGCGTGAATCTGGGTCGCCAGGTAATTGAATGGATTGTTGAAAATGCCCGAAATTGA
- the grxC gene encoding glutaredoxin 3 — protein MSANVEIYTWSTCPFCIRAKALLNKKGVQFTEYCIDGDEVARAEMAKRANGRRSLPQIFINNQGIGGCDELYALNAQGKLDALLN, from the coding sequence ATGTCTGCCAACGTTGAGATTTATACCTGGAGTACTTGCCCCTTCTGTATTCGAGCTAAAGCACTGCTGAACAAAAAAGGGGTTCAATTTACCGAGTACTGCATTGACGGGGATGAAGTTGCGCGGGCGGAGATGGCTAAGCGAGCCAACGGACGACGATCGCTGCCGCAGATTTTCATTAACAATCAGGGAATTGGGGGATGTGATGAACTGTATGCGCTCAACGCCCAGGGTAAGTTAGATGCGTTATTGAATTAG
- a CDS encoding gas vesicle protein K, producing the protein MTAELPIHSLTHTPKVSKDAGLAPLLLTVVELLRQLMEAQVIRRMEAEELSDEELERASESLRKLEEQIIQLCDIFEIDPKDLNIDLGEVGSLLPKAGGYYPGETSASPTILELLDRLLNTGVVLQGEVDLGLADIDLIHAKLQLVLTSKPI; encoded by the coding sequence GTGACTGCAGAACTTCCAATTCATTCCCTCACCCATACTCCTAAAGTCAGCAAAGATGCGGGTTTAGCGCCCCTATTGCTGACCGTAGTGGAACTGCTCCGGCAACTCATGGAAGCCCAAGTGATTCGCCGGATGGAAGCCGAAGAACTCAGTGATGAAGAACTGGAACGGGCCTCTGAAAGCCTCCGCAAACTGGAAGAACAAATTATTCAACTCTGCGACATATTTGAGATTGATCCCAAAGATTTGAATATTGATTTGGGTGAAGTTGGTTCCCTGCTGCCCAAAGCGGGTGGATATTATCCTGGTGAAACCTCTGCCAGTCCTACAATTTTAGAACTGCTCGATCGCCTCCTTAACACAGGGGTTGTCCTCCAGGGTGAGGTCGATCTAGGCCTCGCTGATATCGACCTGATTCACGCCAAACTCCAATTAGTCTTAACCTCCAAACCCATATAG
- a CDS encoding DUF6464 family protein: protein MPEPLFIAIIMIIGFIPGFYSLAAMRKMRSRTRDRIHTAINVSANRLGNTHPYLSTQDYHYVEGLGYMVGDLTCKFNARSAYLRCAINPSGPCKGCPHYQSIEFK, encoded by the coding sequence ATGCCAGAGCCTCTCTTCATTGCCATTATTATGATCATTGGCTTTATTCCAGGGTTTTACTCTCTGGCAGCCATGCGAAAGATGCGATCGCGCACCCGCGATCGCATTCATACTGCAATTAATGTCTCTGCAAACCGATTGGGGAATACCCATCCTTACCTAAGCACCCAGGACTACCACTACGTTGAAGGACTGGGATACATGGTGGGCGACTTAACCTGCAAGTTCAACGCCCGCTCTGCTTACCTGCGCTGTGCTATCAATCCCTCTGGCCCCTGTAAAGGTTGTCCTCATTACCAGTCGATCGAATTTAAGTAG
- a CDS encoding DJ-1/PfpI family protein, translated as MAGKTILMLVGDFVEDYEVMVPFQALQMVGHTVHAVCPNKQAGEAVRTAVHDFEGDQTYSEKPGHNFTLNATFADIRPEVYDALVIPGGRAPEYIRLNPEVIAAVQHFAQANKPIAAICHGAQLLAAANVLQGKRCSAYPACGPEVTLVGGHYADIAMHEAVVDGNLVTAPAWPAHPRWLAEFLALLGTRIEHTELAIV; from the coding sequence ATGGCTGGAAAAACGATCCTCATGCTGGTAGGAGACTTTGTGGAGGACTACGAGGTCATGGTACCGTTTCAAGCTTTGCAAATGGTGGGACATACGGTGCATGCCGTTTGCCCAAATAAACAAGCGGGTGAAGCAGTACGAACGGCAGTGCATGACTTTGAGGGCGATCAGACCTACAGTGAAAAACCGGGCCATAACTTTACCCTGAACGCCACTTTTGCTGACATTCGGCCAGAAGTGTATGATGCCCTGGTGATTCCAGGAGGACGGGCACCGGAATATATTCGGCTAAATCCAGAGGTAATAGCGGCAGTGCAACATTTTGCCCAGGCTAATAAGCCGATCGCGGCGATTTGTCATGGTGCCCAGTTATTAGCCGCAGCGAATGTGTTGCAAGGAAAGCGGTGTTCTGCGTATCCGGCTTGTGGCCCTGAGGTTACTCTTGTAGGTGGGCATTATGCCGACATTGCAATGCATGAAGCGGTGGTGGACGGCAATCTGGTAACGGCTCCGGCATGGCCAGCCCATCCTCGCTGGTTAGCCGAGTTCCTAGCGTTGCTGGGAACCCGGATTGAGCACACGGAATTGGCGATTGTATAA
- a CDS encoding caspase family protein produces the protein MEKAALLVGVSSCQMDLPPLRKARTNGEVLKRALQSMNNGFQVQTLYDKPLPEMAEAIERFFRQRGDDDQILFLFSGYGIQDVDGQLYFVSPSTALDEWGHLLRSRTLPASFLLNIMESSPAQLQVVVFDCCFRLTLGIAPHESESFIGDSFNHMIGERRVILTATTYTQHEPEPKSLDAWSYTRYLAEGARTGAADKDCDGSLTVEELHEYAQRKLQIAAPDQHPQFYAPDVTANQMVLQVPSGIPSVRYRQFLEKIAQSSESEIDKTEFRILTGRNLLNDFRHHLGLSLQDATEIEDQVLRPWRERQQRLQLYQEKVSKLMHRGQDESE, from the coding sequence ATGGAGAAGGCCGCACTGCTGGTAGGTGTAAGTTCGTGCCAGATGGATTTACCGCCCCTCCGGAAGGCACGAACCAATGGGGAGGTGTTAAAGCGAGCGCTACAAAGCATGAACAATGGATTTCAGGTGCAAACATTGTACGATAAACCCCTCCCCGAAATGGCCGAAGCGATCGAGCGGTTTTTCAGGCAACGGGGAGACGACGATCAGATCCTGTTTCTGTTCTCTGGCTATGGAATTCAGGATGTAGATGGTCAGCTTTATTTTGTCTCCCCTTCTACGGCCTTAGATGAGTGGGGCCATTTGCTGCGATCGCGCACGCTGCCAGCCAGTTTCTTGCTTAACATTATGGAGAGCAGCCCAGCCCAATTGCAGGTTGTCGTCTTTGATTGTTGTTTTCGCCTTACTCTGGGAATTGCCCCTCATGAGTCAGAGAGCTTTATCGGAGACAGTTTTAATCACATGATTGGCGAGCGCCGGGTCATCCTAACCGCAACTACCTATACCCAGCACGAGCCAGAACCAAAGAGTTTAGATGCCTGGAGTTACACCCGTTATCTGGCCGAAGGAGCCAGGACAGGGGCGGCTGACAAGGATTGTGATGGCTCCTTAACCGTTGAAGAATTACACGAGTACGCTCAACGTAAGTTGCAAATTGCTGCACCTGATCAGCATCCTCAATTTTACGCTCCAGACGTAACAGCCAACCAAATGGTCTTGCAGGTACCTTCTGGAATTCCCTCTGTCAGGTATCGCCAGTTTTTAGAGAAAATTGCCCAGAGCAGCGAAAGCGAAATTGATAAAACTGAGTTCCGCATTCTCACCGGACGTAATTTGTTGAACGATTTCCGCCATCATTTGGGGCTGTCTCTACAAGATGCAACGGAAATTGAAGATCAAGTGTTACGACCCTGGCGAGAGCGTCAACAGCGGCTACAGTTATATCAAGAAAAGGTGTCTAAATTGATGCATAGGGGACAGGATGAATCCGAATGA
- a CDS encoding tetratricopeptide repeat protein yields MNPNEQAYEALRRWQKALSLTDSDTQLVPPSPAQENQSPAKPKDVEFYKKQYQEAMERGYPLSDRDRRELESLRQVLHLRDEDVLTIEQQLARTVLQTNETTVEPPRVITDAASPYSPVSADAHPASRSADAEVGASEATNATPQTAAPSPGNFSLEQVLSQLPSNMQAVVKQMLKKEETGIPGAASLGEMGQQLAAHPDEFGVSGAASSEPMGQHPVSNPAADTEFASSEVLLPDQPDSQAGMAANNPAEQNPPEGARIQARVKVDRRPWLISIILLGMTLGILAGAWLAARTYLVPPVKDPAAADRFFQSGTQQAKQGRNSQAIAELNQAIQLNPNDPNLYLNRGVTHYQDGNLTAALEDYNKALNLNPNFAEALSNRSQVYVAQQRYDEAINDASRAIQLNPNLTEAYLNRGNAYFGKNNLDGATQDYQKVLQLKPDPANQSKAYNNLGNINAARDQLDTAITNYDQAILMVRGYADAFFNRALALARKNQCEEAIQGFRDAANLYQNQGNSEMQRRAERNVSRLQKCTPAPDSSPQPSPGSSV; encoded by the coding sequence ATGAATCCGAATGAACAAGCTTATGAGGCACTGAGAAGGTGGCAAAAAGCACTGAGCCTGACCGATAGTGATACCCAGTTGGTTCCCCCCAGCCCCGCTCAGGAAAATCAGTCGCCTGCAAAGCCCAAGGATGTAGAGTTTTACAAGAAGCAGTATCAGGAGGCGATGGAGCGTGGATATCCCCTATCCGATCGCGATCGCCGGGAACTGGAATCTTTACGCCAGGTACTGCACCTCCGAGACGAGGACGTACTGACAATCGAACAACAACTTGCCAGAACCGTTCTGCAAACCAACGAAACTACCGTTGAGCCACCCAGGGTTATAACCGATGCGGCCAGTCCATACAGTCCTGTCTCAGCAGATGCCCATCCCGCATCCCGCTCTGCCGATGCAGAGGTAGGGGCAAGTGAAGCTACAAATGCCACGCCTCAAACTGCTGCTCCATCCCCAGGTAATTTCAGCTTGGAGCAGGTTCTCAGCCAACTTCCCTCCAATATGCAAGCCGTGGTTAAACAAATGCTGAAAAAGGAGGAGACAGGCATTCCAGGGGCTGCCTCTTTGGGGGAAATGGGACAACAACTTGCTGCTCATCCAGATGAATTTGGAGTTTCAGGGGCTGCATCTTCTGAGCCAATGGGACAACACCCCGTTTCCAATCCGGCTGCCGATACAGAGTTTGCCTCGTCTGAAGTGCTCCTTCCAGACCAACCAGACTCTCAAGCTGGGATGGCAGCTAACAACCCTGCGGAGCAAAACCCTCCAGAGGGGGCAAGGATACAGGCGCGAGTGAAGGTCGATCGCCGTCCCTGGCTGATCAGTATAATTCTCCTGGGTATGACTCTAGGCATTCTGGCGGGAGCCTGGTTAGCAGCCAGAACCTATTTAGTGCCTCCTGTCAAAGATCCAGCCGCTGCCGATCGCTTCTTTCAGTCGGGCACTCAACAAGCTAAACAGGGCCGGAACTCGCAGGCGATCGCAGAGTTGAATCAAGCAATTCAACTCAATCCCAATGACCCCAATCTCTACCTCAACCGGGGAGTGACTCATTACCAGGATGGAAATCTCACAGCCGCCCTGGAGGACTACAACAAGGCATTGAATTTGAATCCCAATTTTGCTGAAGCTCTTAGTAATCGCAGCCAGGTCTATGTGGCCCAGCAGCGTTATGATGAAGCGATTAATGATGCCAGTCGCGCGATTCAGCTCAATCCAAACCTGACAGAAGCTTACCTGAACCGGGGAAATGCCTACTTTGGTAAGAATAACCTGGATGGGGCGACTCAGGATTATCAAAAAGTTCTGCAATTGAAACCAGACCCAGCCAACCAGTCTAAGGCTTACAACAATCTTGGCAATATTAATGCGGCTCGAGACCAGTTGGATACCGCTATTACCAATTACGATCAGGCCATCCTCATGGTTCGTGGTTATGCTGATGCCTTTTTCAATCGGGCGCTGGCTCTGGCAAGAAAAAATCAGTGTGAAGAGGCTATTCAGGGTTTTCGGGATGCGGCCAATCTTTATCAGAATCAAGGCAATTCTGAGATGCAACGACGGGCTGAGAGAAATGTGAGTCGTCTGCAAAAATGTACCCCTGCTCCTGATAGCTCTCCTCAGCCCAGCCCAGGTTCGTCTGTTTAG
- a CDS encoding DUF456 domain-containing protein, which yields MLPLVLSASALLTIYWMLVAVMVIGVIGAIVPALPGIALVALAILIWALVAGFTQSTVIPLVVAIVLLLVSIGIDFLAGYLGAKYAGASQWGQIGAIVGLILGLLGLLPTLPIGGPIGPIVGIIFGSVAGAAIGEFLYRRDVVQAVKAAIGIVVGSVVGKLLQFVLALVTLVVFLVRTWPYAS from the coding sequence ATGCTTCCTCTTGTTCTCTCTGCCTCTGCTCTGCTGACCATCTACTGGATGCTGGTGGCCGTTATGGTAATTGGGGTGATTGGCGCGATCGTTCCAGCCCTTCCTGGCATCGCCCTGGTTGCGCTGGCGATTCTGATTTGGGCACTGGTTGCTGGGTTTACTCAAAGTACCGTAATTCCTCTGGTGGTAGCGATTGTGTTGCTGCTGGTCAGCATTGGAATTGATTTTCTGGCGGGTTATTTGGGCGCAAAATATGCTGGAGCCAGTCAGTGGGGGCAGATTGGCGCGATCGTTGGGCTGATTCTGGGACTGCTGGGGCTGTTACCGACGCTGCCGATCGGCGGACCGATCGGGCCAATTGTGGGAATTATTTTTGGCTCGGTGGCAGGAGCAGCGATTGGAGAGTTTCTGTACCGTCGAGATGTGGTACAAGCTGTGAAAGCGGCGATCGGAATCGTTGTCGGCAGTGTTGTAGGCAAACTTCTGCAATTTGTCCTGGCTTTAGTTACCCTGGTTGTTTTTCTCGTGAGAACCTGGCCCTATGCCAGCTAA
- a CDS encoding cofactor assembly of complex C subunit B: MAQSDPNRVLRLLPIVVGSLAGSLLFVNRLFTPELTDSQARSDVLGVIACAILILTGLLWQQIQPRLPDSVELIGKEGFELKPGLPEFMQAELAWASHLLLTNTVTRSLVLWYDGEVLLRRGILPNQKEVIPGPIVQRVVEKQKPVYLVALKTYPGKIEFNYLPENTQGVICQPVGKQGVLILGANAPRSYTRQDEQWIAAIADKLEYTLSQEISMGRG, translated from the coding sequence ATGGCTCAATCGGATCCAAATCGTGTTTTAAGGCTGCTGCCGATCGTGGTAGGCAGCCTTGCAGGTAGTTTGTTATTTGTGAACCGCCTGTTTACCCCTGAGTTAACCGATTCTCAGGCTCGCTCGGATGTTCTGGGCGTAATTGCCTGCGCGATCTTGATCCTGACGGGTTTGCTGTGGCAGCAGATTCAACCCCGCTTACCTGACAGTGTGGAATTAATCGGCAAGGAAGGATTTGAGTTAAAACCGGGATTACCAGAATTCATGCAAGCAGAACTGGCCTGGGCTTCTCATTTGCTACTGACGAATACGGTTACCCGTTCGTTAGTTCTCTGGTATGACGGAGAGGTGTTACTCCGGCGAGGCATTTTACCCAATCAGAAAGAGGTCATTCCTGGCCCGATCGTGCAACGGGTCGTAGAGAAACAAAAGCCTGTCTATCTGGTTGCGCTGAAGACCTACCCCGGTAAGATTGAGTTTAACTATTTGCCAGAAAATACCCAGGGCGTAATTTGTCAGCCTGTTGGTAAGCAAGGAGTGTTAATTCTAGGAGCCAATGCTCCCCGCAGTTACACCCGCCAGGATGAGCAATGGATCGCCGCGATCGCAGACAAACTGGAATATACTTTAAGTCAAGAAATTTCTATGGGAAGGGGATAG